atatatatatatatatatatatatatatatatatatatatatatatatattatacacaaCACATAAACAAGGCAAAATGACTCATACGGAGGCATCTAGTGAAGCTGGGAGGGATAGGGTCAGGGGTTGGAGGGTCAGGGGTTGGAGGGTCAGGGGTTGGAGGGTCAGGGGTTGGAGGGTCAGGGGTTGGAGGGTCAGGGGTTGGAGCGCTTGGGAAGGTGAATATATCTAAATATTATTCACGTTTTTATTGGTCACTGTTTTGTTTTCTATTCAGGTTTACTCCTCACCCTTACACCTCCCCTCTCCATCATAACAACCACCACCCCAACATGCAACTTTAAAGGATATATAATACTATGACACCCAGTGACTGACCAGCCCATCCTACCTGCGCAGTATGTGCATTAATATACATTTACACAAGTTCTCACTTAAATTACACTATTTAGGGAGGGTCTTTGGGGTAAATAGTGGGGTCTGACTGagcatatctctctctcgctccctctgtcctGCTTATGCTTCCTTGACCTTATCCTCATAGGTGCCCTTGCCCTTGTAGGCCCCCACATAGCCACTGGCATCTGGAATGTCTACTCGCCCGGCCTTGCCCTTCCCCTTGCCCGACTCGTCAAACCGCTCCTTGTGTGCCCCTGTGAATTTGGTGGTGTCTGTGAGTCTGTCCACCGCCGCTGCCTTGGCCACTTTCTATGAGCAGGAAAAGAGCGAGGGAAAAgagcgagggaaagagaaagggaaagggagaaTGAGAGATGAGGATACAAAGTAAGAGCTTACCCACCACAcagatatgcacacacacagcggacacacacacagcggggACACACacagcggacacacacacacaagctctctTTGAGACTGTAATATTATCAGGCTGTGTGCTGCTGACAGGTAGACACTCACGGTGATGCCTGCGTTGGCAGGCTCCTTCCCTGCTATGAGGCCGTAGAGCTGCTGCAGCGCCTCCTCCTGGCCCTTCCCTTTAAAACGCTTCGGGGCCAACTCTGACAGGGCCTGGCTGAACTGCTCAAAGGCAATCACACGAGCTGTCTTCGCCCTAAAATACACAGAAAACATTTTGAGAGTTTTACCTTTACTCATGATATGGTATTCTGAGGGCCTCTGGCCGTATTCCCTCTTTCCTAGAAAGATGACTGTGTATCTGTCAGTGTGGAGGTTTGAAACTGGACCGAGTCTCACTTGACTTTAGTGAAGACAATGTCCACATCGGTGGCAGTGACGTTCTTGCCGTCGATGACCCGGCAGTCCTTGCAGAGTTTGGCAAAGTTCTTCCCGTTAATCTCCTTCCCAGTAGCCTTGGTGTCCCCATGAATGGCAAACTTCTTGAAGGCCGTCTCCACCTCTGCTACTGATACGGAGCCCTCTGCCATTCTGCCCtatagatagagagatggagatagagagagaggtaaaacATTAAGGATGGGATGCAAGAGACTGCTGTAGTTTCTCACAGCAAGTGCAACAGCAAGTGCACTGCCATAATGTTGAAATAACATTGGGAGGACACCGAGTCCACGGAGACAGGAAATGAGGAGGTATTGGGAGAGATTTGGTCATTAAGCCGATACATTCAGCACACCACATCCTCTGGGCAttttatatacacacatacacacacacacacacacacacacacgttcgaaAAGACTCCATTAGCTGGAATGATTCCCTGCCCAAACAAGAAATGGCTGCTGTGGCCGCTGATTtatgatggacacacacacacccatacccaCACACATATATTCATCCATCTCAAACTGTTACAGTTAGTTCAGCTCCTCTCCGAGAGCTACTTAATTAAATAACGTTCCATTATGTATCATTACTGGAGAGAAGCCTGTTGTTGGGTAAAAATATCACAATTAAGTAAATGAGACCATGGTAGGAATATCTCACTTTCTTTTATAGTGGGTTgttttcaatatatatatatttttaaaatttaattaatttaattaatGCTCTTATCCAGATCGACTCTTATCCATTCATTTTAAGATTatccattcatcttaagatacactacatgaccaaaagtatgtggacacctgctcgtcgaacatctcattccaaaatcatgggcattcatatggagtttgtctcccctttgctgctataacagccttccctctcctgggaaggctttctactagatgttggaccaatgctgcagggacttgcttccattcagccacaagagcattagtgaggtcgggcaatgatgttgggcaattaggcctggcttgcagtcggcgttccaattaatcccaaagattttcgatggggttaaggtcagggctatgtgcaggccaatcaagttcttccacaccgatcttgacaaaccatatctgtatggaccttgctttgtggcCGGgtccattgtcatgctgaaaaaggaaaggcccttctccaaactgttgtcacaaagttggaggcacagaatcaggtctctccagagatgttcgatcgggttcaaatctgggctctggctgggccactcaaggacattcagagacttgtcccaaagccactcgtGCGtcgtctttgctgtgtgcttagggtcgttgtcctgttggaaggtgaaccttcggcccagtctgaggtgcaggttttcatcaaggatctctctgtactttgctcggttcatctttccctcgatcctgactagtctcccagtccctgccgctgaaaaacttccccatcatgcttcaccgtagggatggtgccaggttttcccCAGACGttacgtttggcattcaggccaaagagttcaatcttggttttatcagaccacagaatcttgtttctcatggtctgagagttctttaggtggcttttggcaaccTCCATGCTGGATGCCATGTgccttactgaggagtggcttccgtctggccactctaccataaagacctgattggtggagtgctgcagagctggttgcccttctggaaggttctcccatgtccacagaggaactctggagctctgtcagagtgaccatcgggttcttggtcatttccctgaccaaggcccttctcccctgattgttcagtttggctgggccgccagctctaggaagggtcttggtggttccaaacttcttccatttaagaatgatggaggccactgtgttcttggggaccttcaatgctgcagaaatattttggtaccctaccccagatctgtgcctcaacacaatcctgtctcggagctctacggacaattccttcgacctcatggcttgggttttgctctgacatgcactgtcaactgtaggaccgtatatagacaggtgtgtgccttcccaaatcatgtccaatcaattgaatttaccacaggtggacttcaagttgtagaaacatctcaagaatgatcaatggaaacaggatgtacctgagctcaatttcgagtgtcatagcaaagggtctgaatacctatgtaaataaggtattcctgtttttaattttaaatacatttgtaaataactttctaaaaacatgtttctgCTTTGGctttatggggtactgtgtgtagattgatgtgtaaattgttttatttaatacatttttagaataaggctggaaaaagtcaaggggtctgaatactttttgaatgcactgtataatgtagctaggtgagacaaccatatatatcagtcatagtcagtacatttttcctcaaaaagtagctatcagcaaagtcagtgctagtacgAAAAGTTCAAGAAAGGCAAGGGTGTTAGTTGTTATTGCTTTttaagaggggggtggggggaggggggtggggggaggggggtgctgTGAGATTAATCAAGTAAAGTAATCGATCAATAAAGTAATGAAGGCTTGGATCAAATAGATTAATTCAGCACACTTGCATTAATTATTAACAGACCAGAGAAAGACACTGGGCCATGCAGCATATGATACTCAAAATGTAAAGAAACATTAACATATGTAAATTCATATTTAACATACATTCCACAAGTTAAACACAAACATCATGCAATATTGCCCCAtgatatatgtacagtacatttcAAATATAGTATGATGCAGCACAAAATAAAAGTACACCAAAAAGAGGACAGTGAGCGTAATAAATTATGTCAAATAGATGGCTTAGCTCATTTCTATGATTTGGTGTCATGTATTGTGGTTTGACCTCTTTCTTACTGGTCCATACATAGACTAAAGTACAGGATAACTTTAAGTGTAAACATGTTTACCTGTTAGGTGAAGGAATTCTTAGTGACGATGATGTTGGGGATGTCTGTGCTGATGCTGCGTgtcttcctcctagccctgccACTCACACCACCTTCACAATGATGATAGCGATgtacagagaagagagggagatggagagcagAAGGTGGGGAGGAAAAGAGCGAGCACAGACCAGcacaagccatgacatcatttgctGCCTCTCTCGTGAGCATGCGTTCTTGTTtactcccccctttctctcaacCCTACCCCCTTCCTTTCTCCTCCTTCTTGGCTCCTTCCCCCTCCATCCTTTATGATTGGCTCACAGCTGGTGCTGCAACGCCCTATCCTCTGTCTGTCCAGAGACTAAAGGCTTTTTGTATTAACGAACACGAAGAAAAGCCTATAAATGAGGACAGCATTATACATGAACAGTTAACATCTGAAAGACTTCCATGATATGGATTTCATGTTTATATCTATTTGCGACCACAGTATTTTTTGTCTAATATTCTGTGCATGTCTTTGATATGAAGCAtattaccttttttttttactcactCATTCATAACCCTTACCTCATGTTTGACACATCTTAGAAACAAATTGACATTATCATTGAAGAAATGAAACCCATCAGTTCTATAAGAAAGGATGTTGATGGAAACACAGTAGTGGCTAATCTGGTACTAGCACCACTAATATTGTGTCAATAATGTTCTATTCTAGAGAATTTACAGCATAACCACACACGGAGTGTTTAACTGATATTGTGACACAGAGGGCATGTTTTCCCACCAGATGAACTTGCAGGGATTTGACTTTGTCCTTTAGGATATGTTTACTGTAAGGCCCTGTCCCCATGTTGTGTGGGTATACACCAATGACTGTATATGGTGTACACATGGTGGTGTAGTGTCCTATCTCTTATACGGAAAAGAAGCAGGGCAGGCTGTTTCGACATCATCAGCCATCATGAGACCTACTACTGCTGTGTCAACAAAAATGCTGTTCCAACTTGCCTTTTGAATATACTGCAATATTAAGTTGTAACCCTGTTTACAATCACTGTTCCATTACATGCTTTCAATGAATGGCAAGTTCATCATGATGATCAACTCAAAATTAAatcatatttgtcacatgcgccgaatacaactggtgtagaccttacagtgaaatgcttacttacaagcccctaaccaacaatgcagttaagaaaattcctaaaaaagtttaaaaaaaataataattagagaacagcagtaaaataacaatagcaaagctgtatacagggggcactggttagtcaagATAACTGAGgtaacatgtacatgtaggtagtcttattaaagtgactatgcatagataataacagagagtagcagcagcgtgggggaggggggggggggggggggggggggcaatgcaaacagTCCAGGTaggcatttgattagatgttcaggagtcttatggcttgaggttagaagctgttaagaagcctcttgtacatagacttggagctccagtaccgcttgccgtgcggtagcagagagaacagtctaggacTATGATGATCACACATTTCGCCAAAAGAACCAACCAAGAGTGTCTGTTGCTGGGTGGTATGTGGGTTCATTCCTCTATGGTCACATTCACTTCCCAGTTTCATGCAGGTTGTCTTTTCTGTTTACACTAAAACACAGCCTCACCTTTAAATACCAGTGGAAGGGGACTGCACTCTTGCTTTAGTCTCACTCCCGTTTAATACAGTGGAGTGAGTGTCATTCTATACTTCTACTGACTGGTTATCTCCTTGTGTCTCAGTCTGACCCAGCAGGACCATGGCTGAGCCGAACTTTCCCCTGCCTCCAGATGGCTACACCTGTCTTCTGTGTGCCGATGTGCTGCGAGACCCTGTTACCATCTCCTGTGGAGACACCTACTGCCTGGAGTGCATCAAGGTCTACTGGGACCAGTATGACCACCTGGGGGTGTACAACTGCCCCCAATGCAGGGCCACCTTCACCCCTCGCCCCGTCCTTAGGCGCAACGTGCCCAACGTGACCCAGGTGCGCCGGCAGCTGCCCGAGCTACAGCCCTTCCCCTACCTCCAGAGGGATTCGCTGTGTGACTTCTGTGTGGGCCGCCGCAGTAAGGCTGTCAAGTCCTGCCTGATGTGCCTGGCCTACTACTGCGAGACACACATCAAGCCCCACTACGAGTCTGCCACCTTCAAGAGGCACAAGCTGGTGGATGAGACGGGTCACCTGGACAGGAAGATCTGTCCGCAGCACGAGAAGGGCCTGGAGCTGTTCTGTCGCTCTGACCAGATGTGTATCTGTGTGCTGTGTACCGTCAGGGAACACCGCAGCCACAACATCATCTCTGCTGAGGAGGAGCGCGCTGAGAAACAGGCAAGACTGCTCTTACACACTGGAACAACCTACCCTCACTAATCGCTCTAACAGTACATGTCAACTGCAATGATACAGCTTAACTCATTTGAAACTTCTAAAGACAATGGGGTATTATGGCCCCTCAGTTTACTAACCATATCTTCCTTTCCTTTAACAGAAAAACCTGTTGgtgacccagtctgaggtccagcaCATCATTCAGGAGCGGATGAAGGAACTGCAGGAGTTGAGACACAATGTTGACGTTCTCAAGGTTAGGTCCATTTCCATTTCCTAGGTCAATTTCTGGTACTTTTTATGAGACTACATCCCTTTAATTTAGCACCATAGTATCATTCATTATACATGTTGGACCATATATTGCCATAGAGACACTAAATCAATCATTACAATTGTGTTTgcaatgttttgtttttaattataTAATAACACAATAATAATTGCGTAATTTGCAGTAtctccctcccctaacctcaGAGCAATGCCCAGCGGGCGATGTCAGACAGTGATAAGATCTTCAGTGAGATGCTACAGGCGGTGGAGCGCTGGCATGTTGAGGTGAGCCAGCTGATAAAGGCCAACATGCAGGCAGCCATGGCACAGGCCGAGGGATACGTGGAGCGGCTGGAGCAGGAGATTCTGGAGCTGCAGCGCAGAGACGTCGAGCTGCGCCAGATCCTCGACACAGAGGACAACATCCACTTCCTACAGGTACTggactggagggaggagagacattGAGCTGTAGGAACCAGGATCAGTACTGATAATAGACTGGTAGAAATATGAATCTAGCATTGGCATTACGATACTGATACATTTATTTTGTGCTGTGTAGAACTTCCCCACACTGTGTGTTCCTCCTGAGCCCATGGTGCCCAAAGTCCTAATCAACCCTCAGTTCTCCTTCGGAGAGGTCACCAAGACTGTCACCGGCATGAAGGAGCATCTAGATGACATCTGTAAGAAGGAGCTGAGCAAAATCTCCAAGTTAGGTTAGTCTATTAATGTGACTAAAATGCCTACAACAAAGCTTGTGTACAGCAAGATTTTGCGATAACCAACTGTAATTTTACATTTACAGTAAGTGATATCCCTGTATACATACTTTCACCAAGAGGTGGCGACAAACGATTCAAAGGTACATATTTATGAAGTTTACATTGGTTTATTATCTGTGAAAAAATATCAGTTTTTAATCTGAATATCTCTGGTGATAGAATCCATATTTTGTTCTAATACAGCTCCCACCAGGGCAGATTTTCAGGAACCCAAAACTAGAGCAGACTTCTTGAGATGTGAGTGCTCTGTTCTTGTCTGTTCTTGTCTGTTATACCAACTCAAATCATATAATTTTCTGATAATGCcaataaatatgtatttttttcagATTCTTGTCCGCTCACCTTTGACCCCAACACAGCCTACAAAGAGCTGGTTCTGTCTGAGGGGAACCACAAAGTGATGCGGAAGAAGACAGTCAAGTTTTACCCGGATCACCCCGAACGCTTCGATGGCTTCTCCCAGGTTCTATGCAAGGAGTGCCTGGGTGGGTTCAGGTACTACTGGGAAGCAGAGTGGAGCGGGGAGTTCTCCATCGGAGTGGCCTACAAGAGCATCAGCCGCAAGGGTAAGAACTCTTACAGTCTGCTGGGCTACAACGACAAGTCCTGGAGCCTGCTCTGCTCTGACTCGGGCTACTCCGCATGGCACAACAAGATGGACAAAGACCTGCCAGAGGCCCCACGGGCCACACGGATTGGAGTGTACCTGGACTACGCTGCCAACACGGTGGCCTTCTACTCTGTGTCAGAGGCCATGGAGCTGATCCACAAATTCAAGGCCCAGTTCTCTGAGCCTCTGTATGCAGGCTTTGGAGTGGGTTCTTCCGTGTCCCTCTGCCAACTAAAGGAGAACCTCCAACCTTACTGAGCACAGTGATAACAGGCTGAGGGGAATCTACTCAATGTAAATAGGACTCTGTAAACTACACAATGCTAATGTTTCACATAATCATTATGAATCATTTAAATTCAATAGATTTcaataaaaatataaaactgCATGAGTGAAATTAGTAATGATTCATAATGAGAATATGCCTATGACTTCAATACTGTGACGTGatttttgtaaaaatgtttaCCTATGTTGGAAATGTGTCAAAGATATGATCTTGACCAATCTGAGAAAAAATAAGTATTTGTGATGAATTTTCCATCTATCCAGACAATTTTATAACATGACATGTTCATTGCAAGACAATATCTGTCAAAGGTTCTCTTTCAAAACTGTGCAAGTTAAGAAATATGCACATCCTCCAGCTATAGTATCTgctatatacactactgttcaaaagtttgggatcccttaaaaatgtccttgtttttaaaagaaaagcaaattttttgtccattaaaataacatcaaatggatcagaaatacagtgtagacatggttgatgttgtaaatgactactgtagccgGAAACAGCTgatattttatggaatatctacataggcgtacagaggcccattatcagcaaccataactctaaccagaatagaaagagtgggaggctccggtgcacaactgagcaagaggacaagtagattagtgtctagtttaagaaactcaagtcctcaactggcagcttcattaaatagtacccctcaaaacaccagtctcaaagtcaacagtgaagaggcgattccgggatgctggccttctaggcagagttgtaaagaaaaagccatatctcagactgaccaataaaaataaaagattaagatgggcaaaagaacacagacactggacagaggaagattggaaaaaagtgttatggacagacgaatccaagtttgaggtgttcggatcacaaagaagaacatacGTGAGAGAccgaaaaaatgaaaagatgctggaggagtgcttgacgccatctgtcaagcatggtggaggcaatgtgatggtctgtggGTGCTTTGGTGGCGGTAAAGTGGGAGTTTTGTACaaggtaaaagggatcttgaagaaggaaggctatcactccattttgcaacgccataccctgtggatggcgcttaattggagccaatttcctcctacaacaggacaatgacctaaagcACAGAGCCAAATTAAAGCACAgcgcaataactatttagggaagaaacagtaagctggtattctgtctataattcagtggccagcacagtcaccggatctcaacactattgagctgttgtgggagcagcttgcccgtatggtacgtaagaagtgcccatcaagccattccaacttgtgggaggtgcttcaggaagcatggggtgaaatctcttcagattacctcaacaaattgacaactagaatgccaaaggtctgcaaggctgtaattgctgcaaatggaggattctttgacgaaggCAAAGTTTGAAgcacacaattattatttcaattaaaaatcattatttataaacttgtcaacgtcttgactatatttcctattcattttgcaactcatttcaggtatgttttcatggaaaacaaggaaatgtctaagtgaccccaaactattgaactatatatatatatacacagttgaagtcgtaggtttacatacaccttagccaaatacatttaaactcagtttttcacaattgctgacatttaatcctcgtaaaaattccatttttaggtcagttaggatcaccaccttattttaagaatgtgaaatgtcagaataatagtagagagaattatttatttcagcttgtatttctttcatcacattcccagtgggtcagaagtttacatacactcaattagtatttggtagcattgcctttaaattgttcaacttggctcaaacgtttcaggtagccatccacaagcttcccacaatgagttgggtgaattttggcccattcctcctgacagagctggtgtaactgagtcaggtttgtaggcctccttgctcacatacgctttttcagttctgcccacatattttctatgggattgaggtcagggcattgtgatggccactccaataccttgactttgttgttcttaagccattttgccacaactttggaagtatgcttggggtcattgtccatttggaagacccatttgcgaccaagctttaacttcctgactgatgtcttgagatgttgcttcaatatatccacaattttccttcctcatgatgccatttattttgtgaaatgcaccagtccctcctgcagcaaagcacccccacaacatgacactgccacccccgtgcttcacggttgggatggtgctcttcggcttgcaagcctccccctttttcctccaaacataacgatggtcattatggccaaacagttctatttttgtttcatcagaccagaggacatgtctctaaaaagtacgatatttgtccccatgtgcagttgcaaaccatagtctggcttttttatggcagttttagagcagtggcttcttccttgctgatcggcctttcaggttatgtcgatataggactcgttttactttggatatagatacttttgtacctgattcctccagcatcttcacaaggtcctttgctgttgttctgggattgatttgcacttttcgcaccgaagtacgttcatctctaggagacagaactcatctccttcctgagcggtatgacggctgcgtggtcccatggtgttcatacctgcataatattgtttgtacagatgaacgtggtaccttcatgtgtttggaaattgctccgaaggacgaaccagacttgtggatttcttttttttcttccctgaggtcttggctgatttcttttgattttcccatgatgtcaagcaaagatacactgagtttgaaggtaggccttgaaatacatccacaggtacacctccaattgactcaaatgatgtcaattagcctatcagaagcttataaagacattttccaagctgtttaaaggcacagtcaacttagtgtatgtaaacttctgacccactggaattgtgatacagtgaattataagtgaaataatctgtctgtaaacaattgttggaaaaatgacttgtgtcatgcacaaagtagatgacctaaccaactttccacaaatttcttgtgaacaaactatagttttggcgtggttgaaaaacgtgttttaacgactccaacctaagtgtatgtaaacttccgacttcaactgtgtatatatatatatcctacgCATAAAACAACAAATACATAAAGCAGTACAGTACATTGTTACACAATGTTCTGATCTCTGCTCTTCTGAAGAattaaattaaatacaaaaaacgATTCTGCATAACAAAGAATTATTCAAGAGTAACTATCACAATATCCAAATGCATGAAACACCTCTAACTTGGACCATGGCAGGGCATTCTACAAAAAAAAGGGAGCAATGAAGCACAAGTAATTTGAGCTTGTTTACATGGAAACATGGGAGAGATGTTCCACCAACCAGTTCACCTGTGAAATCCAAAGCAGTGTCCTCTGTTTATGGAACACGCCAACAGAAAACAC
The sequence above is a segment of the Salvelinus alpinus chromosome 1, SLU_Salpinus.1, whole genome shotgun sequence genome. Coding sequences within it:
- the LOC139534276 gene encoding tripartite motif-containing protein 16-like isoform X2; this translates as MAEPNFPLPPDGYTCLLCADVLRDPVTISCGDTYCLECIKVYWDQYDHLGVYNCPQCRATFTPRPVLRRNVPNVTQVRRQLPELQPFPYLQRDSLCDFCVGRRSKAVKSCLMCLAYYCETHIKPHYESATFKRHKLVDETGHLDRKICPQHEKGLELFCRSDQMCICVLCTVREHRSHNIISAEEERAEKQKNLLVTQSEVQHIIQERMKELQELRHNVDVLKSNAQRAMSDSDKIFSEMLQAVERWHVEVSQLIKANMQAAMAQAEGYVERLEQEILELQRRDVELRQILDTEDNIHFLQNFPTLCVPPEPMVPKVLINPQFSFGEVTKTVTGMKEHLDDICKKELSKISKLVSDIPVYILSPRGGDKRFKAPTRADFQEPKTRADFLRYSCPLTFDPNTAYKELVLSEGNHKVMRKKTVKFYPDHPERFDGFSQVLCKECLGGFRYYWEAEWSGEFSIGVAYKSISRKGKNSYSLLGYNDKSWSLLCSDSGYSAWHNKMDKDLPEAPRATRIGVYLDYAANTVAFYSVSEAMELIHKFKAQFSEPLYAGFGVGSSVSLCQLKENLQPY
- the LOC139534276 gene encoding tripartite motif-containing protein 16-like isoform X1, with amino-acid sequence MAEPNFPLPPDGYTCLLCADVLRDPVTISCGDTYCLECIKVYWDQYDHLGVYNCPQCRATFTPRPVLRRNVPNVTQVRRQLPELQPFPYLQRDSLCDFCVGRRSKAVKSCLMCLAYYCETHIKPHYESATFKRHKLVDETGHLDRKICPQHEKGLELFCRSDQMCICVLCTVREHRSHNIISAEEERAEKQKNLLVTQSEVQHIIQERMKELQELRHNVDVLKSNAQRAMSDSDKIFSEMLQAVERWHVEVSQLIKANMQAAMAQAEGYVERLEQEILELQRRDVELRQILDTEDNIHFLQNFPTLCVPPEPMVPKVLINPQFSFGEVTKTVTGMKEHLDDICKKELSKISKLVSDIPVYILSPRGGDKRFKESIFCSNTAPTRADFQEPKTRADFLRYSCPLTFDPNTAYKELVLSEGNHKVMRKKTVKFYPDHPERFDGFSQVLCKECLGGFRYYWEAEWSGEFSIGVAYKSISRKGKNSYSLLGYNDKSWSLLCSDSGYSAWHNKMDKDLPEAPRATRIGVYLDYAANTVAFYSVSEAMELIHKFKAQFSEPLYAGFGVGSSVSLCQLKENLQPY
- the LOC139534326 gene encoding tubulin polymerization-promoting protein family member 3-like — protein: MAEGSVSVAEVETAFKKFAIHGDTKATGKEINGKNFAKLCKDCRVIDGKNVTATDVDIVFTKVKAKTARVIAFEQFSQALSELAPKRFKGKGQEEALQQLYGLIAGKEPANAGITKVAKAAAVDRLTDTTKFTGAHKERFDESGKGKGKAGRVDIPDASGYVGAYKGKGTYEDKVKEA